The genomic interval GCACACCCTGTTCGCATGACGGTGCGCAGGACGCTCGTGTTCGCCCTGGCCTGTGTGCTGTTCACAGGGCTGTTCTCCGCGCTGTCCCAGTCCCAGCCCGCCGCGGCTGCGGAGTCGCCGGACGACGTCGCGGCGCAGACGCTCGCCGACCGCTACTCCCCCGTCGTCCGGCTGCAGAAGCTCGGTACGAGGTGCGACAGCGGCGAGCAGTTCCAGCCGACCGACGTGAACGCCGTACTCGGTGATCAGCAGGTCGCTCTCCGCGGTCCGTGGCGCCCGCCCGACCTGGTCAGGACCCAGCCGGAGGGCACGGACCTCGGCCGCGGCTACCCGGGTCACTTCCTCGACTTCCCCGGCGATCCGTTGCGGCCGGGCTGCGACTATGCCGAGTGGTCCGCGCGCATCAACAGCACGCATCCGGCGACCGTCTACGCGCACGTCGTCGCGGACCCGGCGTACCCCGGGCAACTGTCCTTGGAGTACTGGTTCTTCTACATCTTCAACGACTACAACAACACCCACGAAGGCGACTGGGAATCCGTCCAGCTCGTCTTCGACGCTCCGACCCCGGCGGCGGCGCTGACAACGAACCCGACGGCGATCGGCTTCAGCCAGCACGGCGGCGCGGAGCGGGCGCGGTGGGGCGACAGCAAGTTGGAGATCGTCGACGGCACGCATCCGGTCGTCTATCCCGCGGCCGGTTCGCACGCCAACAAGTACGGTCAGCGCCTGTACCTCGGTCGCGGCTCGGAGGGTCTCGGCTGTGACGACACGACCCGGCCGGCGACCGAGCTCCGACCGGATGTCGCCTACGTGCCGATGGACCGCGCGGACTACCTCAAGCAGTATCCCTGGCTCGCGTTCGAGGGCCGGTGGGGCGAGCGGCAGCGGTCGTTCTTCGACGGACCGACCGGACCCAACCAGAAGACGTCCTGGCTGCATCCGATCCAGGATGCGGAGGCGACCTGGCGGGACGACAGCACGACCGTCCCGGCGGGGAAGGTGCTCGGACCGAGCGGCACCGGCGTCTTCTGTACGGCGGTCGGCACCGGATCGAACCTGCTCCGCGAGACCCTCGACCGGATCTGGTTGCTCGGTCTGCTGCTCGCCGCGCTCGTCGTACTGATCTGGTTCGCCGCCAGCCGGACCCGCTGGAGCGACGCAGCGCCCCTACCGGCCCGCAGGCGGCGCGCCTGGGGCCAGAGCGTCGTGTCCGCACTCCGGCTGTTCCGGCAGCGCCCCGGCCTGTTCGGTGGATTCGCCGCCGCGTTCGTCGTACTGGGACTGGCCACCCTCCTCCTGGCCGACCTGCAGGCCGCCCGGCGTGATTCGCCCACCGATCTGGGCGCACCGACCGAGAACGCGACCGGCTTGTGGGCCTCCATCCTCGCCCTCGCCATCACGGTCCTCACCGCGGCGACGTACGTCGCACTCCTGGCCGCTGTCACGTCGACGCTCGACCGGCTGGATCGGGACGTCCCGGTGACAGCCGCGTTCACCTGGCATGACGTGCGCTCCCGCGCCCGTCCCCTGGCCGCGGTGGCGGTGCGGTACTTCGTGATCATCGCCGTACTGACGATCATCGTCGCGACGATCCCGCTGGCCATCTACTACGCGGCCGGCCGGGCGTTCGCGATCCCGGCCGTGATGGCCGAGCAGGTCTCCGCGAGTACGGCGCTGAAACGCAGCCGGCTGCTGGTGAAAGGGCGATGGTGGCGAACCGCCGGGCCGCTGGCGATCATCGTCGGGCTCGGACTGTCGGTCGGACCGATCGCCGGGATCATCCTGCTGCTCGCAACGGACCTGCGGCCGACGCTGATCAACGTGGTGTCGTCGCTACTCTTCGCGCTGGCCATGCCGCTGGTCGCAGCCGCCGTCGTCTACCTGTACTTCGACCGCTCCACCACCCAGGCAGAGTCGCCTGGATCAGGTGACCTCCCCGAGCCGGACCGTACCTATTCTCGGCAAGGGAGGCCGTGATGTCCCAGGTTGATGGACCGCAACAGCCCGTGACCACGCGCGGCCCGGGCCGTCTGCTGATCATCGCCGTCGCGGAGGGCGTGATCGTCGCCGCCCTCGTGGCCACGCTGATCATCGTCAGCATCCGCCGCAGCGGCGACACCGCGAGCGCGTCACCGGCCGGCAGTCAATCCGGTACGGCGATGTGTGCGGCGATCCCGGTCGCGAACCAGGTGCTGCCCTCGATCGTGACGATCTCGGCCAGCAGCGGCGCCCAGGCGGGCACCGGCTCGGGGCAGGTGTTCCGGGACGGCGGCTACATCCTCACCAACGACCACGTCATCTCCCCGGCTGTCCCGGGCGGCGCCATCTCGGTCCAGTACAGCGACGGCCACAGCTCCGACGCGACCATCGTCGGGCGTGATCCCAGTACCGACCTCGCCGTACTGAAGGCCGCCGACGAGGCGAAGGGCTATCCCGTGATCGGGCTCGGCTCGTCGGCCGGTCTCCAGGTCGGCCAGCCTGTCGTCGCACTCGGCGCTCCGCTCGGCCTCGCGAGCACGGTCACGTCGGGGATCGTCAGCGCACTCGACCGGTACGTGCCGGTGCCGGGCGACACCGTGACGCACCACCTGATCGGCGCCATCCAGACCGACGCGGCCATCAACCCCGGCAACAGCGGCGGCGCCCTGGTCGACTGCGCCGGGAAGCTCGTCGGCGTGAATGCGGCGATCGCCACCGTCCCGAACGCCTCCGGGGTCAGCGGGGGCGGCAGCGTCGGGCTCGGTTTCGCGATCCCCATCGATCTGGCGAATCCCATCGCCGACGAGCTGATCCGGACCGGGAAGCCAGGACACCCGACGACGGGGCTGCAGGTCCAGGAGATCCCGCCGGCCCTCGCCCAGGCGTCGGGCGCACCGAGCGGCCTCTTCGTCCTCGCAGCGACCGGGCCGGGCGCCGCGGCCGGTTTGAAGGCCGGGGACGTGATCACCAAGGTCGACGGTCAGCCGGCGGTCAGCAGCGAGCAGATCGTGGTCGCGACGCTGACCCGCAAGGTCGGTGACACCGTCGAGGTGACCTACGTACGAGCCGGCGCATCGGCCGCCACCGCGACCCTCACCCTCGCCGCACCCTAGGAGGCCGGCGGGACCGGTTGGGAGGCGAGCAGGTCGAGGCCTAGCTGGCGGGCCAGGAACTGTGCGGCGAGTTGCCCCTGCACGCTGTTGCCCGCCTGGTCCAGCCGAGGCCCGAACGTTCCGAGCGCGCCCTTGCCGGGCGAGACCGTGACGATGCCACCGCCGATCCCACTCTTCCCCGGTACGCCGACATCGAGCAACCAGTCGCCCGAGGTCTCGTACAGACCGGCGATAGCCATCACCACGAGCGTCACCCGAGCGACATCCGCGTCCACCACGCGCTCCTGCGTCACCGGACACACGCCACCGTCGGCGAGCGTCGCACCCATCACCGCGAGATCGGTCGCGCCAACGCTCAAACAGCTCTGCCTGGTGTAGAGCTCGGTCGCCTCCGCGGGATCACCCGCCAGGCCACCGACACTCTTCAGCAGCGCGGCCAGCGCACGGTTGCGATGGTTCGTCGCCAACGCCGACTCCAGCACCTCCGGGTCCAACTCGAGCGCACGGCCCGCGAACCGGGACAGACCGTCGACGATGAATCGCCAGCGATGCTCCAGGGAACTCCCCGGCGTCAAACTGGTCGTCGCGATCGCGCCCGGATTCACCATCGGGTTGGTCCGCCCCGCCGGCGACTGTTCGACCGCCTGCACGGAGTTGAACGGCAGACCGGTCGCGTTGACCCCGACCAGCTCACGGATCGCCTCGACGCCCACCGCCTGACACATCAGCGCGAACACGAACGGCTTCGCAACGCTCATGATCGTGAACGGCCGACGTGCGTCACCCGCCTCGAACAGCCGCCCGTTGGTCGCAACGACACACACCCCGAACGTGTCCGGATCAACCCGGGCCAGGGCCGGATACACCTCCGACACGGCCCCTTCGGTGACTCCGCGGTACAGCTCGTACGTCACCCGGACCAGATCGGCGACCGTCGATCGGTCGGGCAGACCGCCGGTCGAGACGTACCTGCCGGCGGACACCTCAGAACGACCAGACGAGCGGGACGATGATGATTGCTGTTAGCAACCACCACGCCATCACGACCAGGCCGAGTTTCCAGTAGTCCCCGAACCGGTAGCCGGCCGGGCTCATGATCATCATGTTCGCGGGCGTGGAGATCGGGGTCAGCAGCGAGGCCGCACCGGCGACGGCGATCAGCATCAGCACCGGCTTCACCGACGTACCGGTGCCCTCGGCCGCCGCGACCGCGATCGGCGCCACGATCAGCACTGTCGCGGTATTGCTGACCATCTGCCCGAGCGCGGCGGTCAGCAGGAAGAGGGCCAGCAGCAACAGGTACGGCCGGCCAGACCCGACCGCGTCGATGATCAGGTCGGCGATCCGGTCCGCGCCGCCACTGGACTGGATCGCGCCCGACAACGGGATCAAGGCGCCGATCAGTACGACGATCTGCCAGGAGATCGCACGGTACGCCTGCTGCGGACCGACCACCTTCGTCAGCACCATCGCCGTCGCCGCCAGCAGACCGGCCATCGCCGGCGGTACCGCGCCGGTCGCGAGCAGCACGACCATCGCGGCGAGGATCGCGACGGCGATCGACGCCTTCGGGCCCCACGGCACCGCCTGCCGCCGGACCAGCTCCGGCGAGTCGACCAGCAGGATGTCCCGGTCGCGGCTCAGCTCGTCGAGGGTGTCCCACGGACCGTGCACGAGGATGGCGTCCCCCTCGGCCAGCTGGGTGTGCCGATTGCCACGGTCCTTGCCCATCCGCTGGACGGCGATGATCACCAGGTCGTGCCCGCGATGCATCCCCGGGAACACCGTCTCGCCGACGAGTCCCGACCGCGGCGGGATCACCGCTTCGACCACGCCGGACTCGCGGGTCAGCAGGTCGTCGACCGGCGCCATGCTGACCGCGAGCATCAGGTCGGTGGTCAGCACGCCGACCTGCTCCGACGGCCCGGTCACCACGAGCACGTCGCCGACGTCGATGGCCGCATCCGTGCGGTTGTTGCCCTGCCCGTCCTGCACGCCGACGATCGCGACCCCGGGGTACGGCGTGAGGTCGATGTCGCGCACGCTCTGCCCGAGGGACGGCGAGAGATCGCGCACCTGCAACCGGTAGAAGCCGTCCCGCAGGGCGTAGTGAACGTCGAGCGTGTCCGCATGCACGGCGAGATCGGCGGCCGGGTGCGTGGGCCGGGCGGCCGGCAGCAGCTTGGGACCGAGGAGGACCGAGATCGCGATCGTGCCGATGACCAGCGGCACCCCGACGACCGCGAAGGCGAAGAACGGGAACGGGCCGGCGCCGGCATCGCTCGCGGCCTCCGAGACGATGATGTTCACCGGCGTCCCGGTCAGCATCAGCAGCGAGCCGGCGCTACCCGCGAAGGTGAGCGGCATCAGCATCCGCGACGGCGGTTCCGAGATCCGGATCGCGAGCATGACCACCAACGGAAGCAGGGCCGCGACGGCCCCGTTCAGGGTGATCAGGGCCGACAACACCGCGCACAACGCCGTCACGGCGATCAGCAGCCGGCTTCGCGTGGTTCCGGCGTACCGGACGATGGCCTGGCCGGCCCACGCGGTCACACCCGTCGAGTCGACGCCCTCGCTCACCACGAACAGCGTGGCGATGAAGATCACCACCGGGTCACCGAAGCCCGCGAGGACGTCGGTGAAGCCCAGCACGCCCGTCACCCACAAGGCCAGGGCGACGAGCACCGCGACGACGTCGACGGGCAGCCGGTTCCACACGAACAGCACTACGGCCAGCCCGAGGATGATCAGGCTGAGGGTCCCGTCATCCATGGTTGATCCCTAACGGGCCTAGCCGAGGTGGACCGGTGCGCCCGGGCCCCACGGAATCCCGATCAGGTACCACGCGATGTAGAACAGCGTCCAGGCCACCAGCACGATGCCGGTGTACGGCAGCATCATCGACACCACGGTGCCCATACCGGCCTTCTTCCGGTACTTCTGGCAGACCAGCACGATGAACGGCAGATACACCATCAGCGGCGTGATCACGTTCGCCGGACCGTCGCCGACCCGGTACGCCGCGATCACGGTCTGCGGCGCGATGCCGAGCCGGTAGAACAGCGGGATGAAGATCGGCGCCAGGATCGCCCACTTCGGGATCACGCCCGGCATGATCAGGTCGATGATGAAGACCAGCAGGATGAAGCCGATCAGCAGCGGCAACGCCCCGATGTCCGCGCGCTCGAGCAGGTCGGCCAGGCCGGTCGCGGCCAGCGTCGACATGTTCGTGTAGTTGAAGTAGGCAATGAACTGCGCGATCAGCAGCATCAGGAAGATCAGTCCGCCGAGCCCGTTGAACGTCTTCACGATCGCGTTGATCACGTTCGTACTGCCGGTCAGCGACTTCGCGCCCTTGCCGTAGCCGAGCCCCGCAGCCAGGAACAGCATCGAGATGATGAACAGCAGGCTGCTCATGAACGGCGACGACCC from Kribbella sp. NBC_00709 carries:
- a CDS encoding S1C family serine protease; the protein is MSQVDGPQQPVTTRGPGRLLIIAVAEGVIVAALVATLIIVSIRRSGDTASASPAGSQSGTAMCAAIPVANQVLPSIVTISASSGAQAGTGSGQVFRDGGYILTNDHVISPAVPGGAISVQYSDGHSSDATIVGRDPSTDLAVLKAADEAKGYPVIGLGSSAGLQVGQPVVALGAPLGLASTVTSGIVSALDRYVPVPGDTVTHHLIGAIQTDAAINPGNSGGALVDCAGKLVGVNAAIATVPNASGVSGGGSVGLGFAIPIDLANPIADELIRTGKPGHPTTGLQVQEIPPALAQASGAPSGLFVLAATGPGAAAGLKAGDVITKVDGQPAVSSEQIVVATLTRKVGDTVEVTYVRAGASAATATLTLAAP
- a CDS encoding SLC13 family permease yields the protein MDDGTLSLIILGLAVVLFVWNRLPVDVVAVLVALALWVTGVLGFTDVLAGFGDPVVIFIATLFVVSEGVDSTGVTAWAGQAIVRYAGTTRSRLLIAVTALCAVLSALITLNGAVAALLPLVVMLAIRISEPPSRMLMPLTFAGSAGSLLMLTGTPVNIIVSEAASDAGAGPFPFFAFAVVGVPLVIGTIAISVLLGPKLLPAARPTHPAADLAVHADTLDVHYALRDGFYRLQVRDLSPSLGQSVRDIDLTPYPGVAIVGVQDGQGNNRTDAAIDVGDVLVVTGPSEQVGVLTTDLMLAVSMAPVDDLLTRESGVVEAVIPPRSGLVGETVFPGMHRGHDLVIIAVQRMGKDRGNRHTQLAEGDAILVHGPWDTLDELSRDRDILLVDSPELVRRQAVPWGPKASIAVAILAAMVVLLATGAVPPAMAGLLAATAMVLTKVVGPQQAYRAISWQIVVLIGALIPLSGAIQSSGGADRIADLIIDAVGSGRPYLLLLALFLLTAALGQMVSNTATVLIVAPIAVAAAEGTGTSVKPVLMLIAVAGAASLLTPISTPANMMIMSPAGYRFGDYWKLGLVVMAWWLLTAIIIVPLVWSF
- the glsA gene encoding glutaminase A, which produces MSAGRYVSTGGLPDRSTVADLVRVTYELYRGVTEGAVSEVYPALARVDPDTFGVCVVATNGRLFEAGDARRPFTIMSVAKPFVFALMCQAVGVEAIRELVGVNATGLPFNSVQAVEQSPAGRTNPMVNPGAIATTSLTPGSSLEHRWRFIVDGLSRFAGRALELDPEVLESALATNHRNRALAALLKSVGGLAGDPAEATELYTRQSCLSVGATDLAVMGATLADGGVCPVTQERVVDADVARVTLVVMAIAGLYETSGDWLLDVGVPGKSGIGGGIVTVSPGKGALGTFGPRLDQAGNSVQGQLAAQFLARQLGLDLLASQPVPPAS